The following nucleotide sequence is from Microthrixaceae bacterium.
GTTCATCGGAGATCCGTGTCCGAGAAAGGTGGCAGCCGTCATTTCGTTGACGGTACAAGTTCTTTGTCTCGAACCGGTCAGGGCGATTTGCGTTGCATCGTGTCGCCCAAATGGGCGTGGCGGCTAGTGCTCGGGTGGGAGGGCGATCGGCCCGGGTGCGATGATCCAGGGATGGACCTGTACCCGGCGATCGATCTGCGTGGCGGCCAGTGCGTCCGTCTGTACCAAGGTGACTTCGACCAAGAGACGGTGTACGGCGATGACCCGGTGGCTCAGGCCCGCCTCTTCGCCGATGCCGGGGCGGCCTGGATCCATGTGGTCGACCTCGACGCGGCCCGGACCGGTGAACCGGTGAACCGCCCGGTGATCGCCTCGGTGGCGGCGTCGGTGGGGGTACCGGTGCAGACCGGCGGGGGAGTGCGAGACGACGCCTCGGCCGAGGAGCTCTTCGCAGCCGGCGTGGCCCGGGTGGTGGTGGGCACCGCGGCCCTCGATGAACCGGACTGGGCCATGGGCTTGGCTGAACGCCATCCGGGCAAGGTCGCGCTCGGACTCGACGTACGAGGACGAGAGGTGGCGGTGCGCGGGTGGATGGAAGGCTCCGGGCGTCAACTCTCGGAGGTAACGGCCCAGTTCGATGCTGGCGGTTTTGCTGCCTTCATCGTCACCCAGATCAACGTAGACGGCGCCGGAACCGGACCCGACATCGATCTCTACTCAGAGCTGCTCGACACCATCGAGACCGACGTCATCGCGTCAGGTGGAGTGGGGTCGGCGCAACACCTTCGGATGCTGGCCGCCATGGGTGCCGACTCCAAGCCTCTGCTGGGAGCCATCGTGGGCAAGGCCCTCTACGACGGTTCCCTGACCATCGATGACGCCCTAGCCGCCGCCCAGAGCGAGTAGCGACCCTCGGGGCGGGCCGCGCCCGTCAGGCGCGTATGTCGCTTCGGTGATCGACCACCGAAGCAGCCCGGCTGCATACGCGTAGCGGCCCAAGAGCGACTGGTCGAGTCAACCCGAATACTCGATGATCCCTCGGGTGCAGCCTCGCACCGGTTGACCGTTTCGCACCGTGTCCATCGGCCTCGGGTTCCCGAAGTAGTCGGTGGTCACCTCGGTCCCACAACCGAGGGTGCCGACGGGTATGTCGGCGATCGTCGTGCCGGTGTCGTCGCCGACCCCGCTCAACCCGCAGCCGGCCAGGTTGTTGTAGCCCTGGCTGACGATCGGATCCCCGAGGCAGTTCGGTGAGACGAGCGAGTACTGGTGGAGATCGGTGGCACCGAGGATCGAAGTCCCACCGTCAAGGGTGTGAAGCCCCGCCGCCTCGTGGGGTCGGTTGTAGCTGGAGGAACGGTTGATCTCGCTGAAGCGCATGATCACCGTGCCGCGGTTGGTGATCCATGCGTTGGTGGGCGGCGGCGGGATATCGGAGGCCCAAGCTCCGCCGATGCTGCTCAGGAGGTTCAGCACGCCACCGGGGCGAACATCGACCCAACCGACCAGCCAACCGCGGTTCATGGAGAGCTGGCCTTCGATGGTGGCAGTTCGAGTGACGTGGAGGTCGGCTTGTTCCACGTGGAGGCTGCCTCCGGGGGCGATACGAAGATCTGCGGCTCGGACCTCGAAGTCGCGGACCTGGTACTCCCAGACGCTCAGGAACCGTAGGTTGCCGGTGATGGTTTCGGTCAGGACGTGGCCCTGACCCTGGACTGCGGTCGAGGGAACGTTGATGTCGGCTTGGCCGAGGGCGTTTCCTTCTTGCACGGCGGCGTCGAGGGTGCATTGGGCGTTGCCGGGAGCGGTCTCACAGACCCCGTCGCCAGGGTTGACGTCGTCACCGGCGATCCCGGCTGCCACGTTCACGGTGAAGGTCGCCGTCGGAGGGGCAGGCTCACAGGCGGTGGCAAACCAGAGGACTATCGCTGCGGTGGCGACGAGGCCGAGCCGACGTGTCCGGCGTCGGATCACAGCCATGGTGCTCGGTAGTCGCGACGAGCGGTACCCATGGGTGTCGGCGACGGCCGTGTCGGTGGTTCTGACCCCGTTCTTCGACATCGCCCGCTCCTGATCAGATCGCATTTGTGCTCGTCTTCCTCTGAGCTCGACGCTCCTGCGCGATCCAACGTCTGAACGCGGACGGTGATTGCGTGCCCCTTGAGAGTAGTTGTCGAGGGCCCGGTCGTCCGGTCGGACATACCAACCGGAACCTGCGCTCGTGGGCTCCGCCACAAAGGGCTCTGCCCTCGAATCCCGCTGCGTCGGCGTGATCCAGCGCTTCTCGAGGGCGGACACCTCTGGTGGCCGCACAGAGAGCCGAACTCGCCGGGATGACCATGGACGATCGAACACGGCCCAAGTTCGGTCGGCGGATCCAGGCTCGACTCGGGCGACGACCGATGCTGAAGCCGCCCCGACTTCGCCCAACGCGGCCAGACTGAGGACATGGCCACCGATCGAAACAAGAGCTCGAAGCCAGACCCCGGCTCCGACACAGATGGTGCTGAGGAGCTGGACCGGGAGCAGCGGTTGGGTGAGCAGCTCGAGGCGATGCTCTCCACCCGCCTGGCGCGCCGGATCGTGGGCGTCACCTTCGGTGGGATCTTGGTGATCGGTGCCCTGGCCTGGTGGGTGATCTTCGTCCCCTACACCAGCGGAGGACCCACCCCCATCACATGTGGCGCAATCCTCGACGCGATCCCCGGCCCCGAGGGAGAGGAGATCCGCCGGAACTACGACGAGGGCTGTGACGAGGCCAAGTCGACCCGGCGCAACACCGCTCTGGTGATCGCCGCCCTGGTCGTGGTGGCGGCAGCCACCGTGTCCACCTGGCCTTCTGGCCGACTGGTCGACGGACCCGACGGATCGGGCCGAGACACGGCCCCGGGTGGGAGCGGAGGTGGGAGTGGGGGAGACGGCGACGACGATGCCAGCGCCAGCGAGCTGGTTCGTCTCGGCCTGGTCGACCCCGACGGTCGAGTTCGTTCACCCGACGAAGGGCCCGCGCCTGTGGTCCGGGCCACCACCAACAAGGCGGTCCCCAAGGACGCTCCGGTCGAGGAGGGCCCGGCCAGCGAGTTGATCCGCCTGGGGTTGATCAATCCAGCCGATGTCCCGGCCGTCGAGGGCGAAGGTGCCGATCCAGAGGTCGGTGAGGTCGAGCCGGGGCATTGAGGGTGGCACCTGGAAGTGCGGCTGACGCCGTTCGGCCTCGGGGATCGCGGTTGGGTGGCGACAGGACCTGACGGTACGGTCGGGACGATGCGTTCGGCCCGAGTGATCCCTTGTCTCGATGTCACCGCCGGCCGAGTGGTCAAGGGCGTGAACTTCGTCGACCTCCGTGACGCTGGCGATCCGGTGGAGTTGGCGGCCCGCTACGACGCCGAGGGTGCCGATGAGGTCGTGTTCCTCGACATCACCGCCAGTTCCGACGACCGGGACACCATGGTCGACGTGGTGGCTCGCACCGCCGAGGAGGTGTTCATTCCTCTGACCGTTGGTGGCGGGATCCGTACCGTCGACGATGCCCGACGGATGTTGCGGGCCGGAGCCGACAAGGTTTCGCTCAACACCGCCGCCATAAACCGGCCCGAGACCATCAGCGACGTGGCCGACGAGTTCGGCAGCCAGTGCGCGGTCGTGGCCATAGACGCCCGGCGTCGCCAGCCGTCGGATTCCCAGTCGGGTTGGGGCGTGTTCACCCACGGCGGACGAAACCCGACCCCCCTCGACGCCATCGAGTGGGCGGTGGAAGCCGAGCGCCTCGGAGCGGGAGAGATCCTGCTCACCTCGATGGACCGTGACGGCACCCGGGACGGCTTCGACCTGGAACTGACCCGAACGGTGGCCGACGCAGTTGGCATCCCGGTGATCGCCAGCGGCGGCGTCGGCACCCTGGACCACCTGGTCCACGGGGTGGTGGAGGGCGGCGCCGATGCCGTGCTGGCTGCATCGATCTTCCACTTCGGTGAGCACACCGTGGCCGAAGCCAAAGCGGTCATGGCCGCGGCCGGCATCGCCGTCCGTCCCGCGCACGCCTGACCGATCAACACCCCTTTCGACGCGGCGGGGTATCTCGCGGCGGCACCGACCGATCCGCACATCGAGCGCCGGTCCCGTTACCGTCGAGGTCCCACCAAGAACTTCGCCCAACCGGGCTGATCGAGATGACTGACTCCAACGACGCGTCCACCGAACACCAAACCGATATGACTGCCGGCCCAGAGGCGGGCTCGACCTCGGGCCCAGAGGAGGGTTCGAACACCACGACCCCCCGGACGTTCGCGTCTTCGCGTGCCGACAAGCTGCCGGTGAAGATGATGAGCGACCGGATCCTGGTCAACCTCGAGACCGACGGCGAACGCCGGTCGACCGGAGGCATCCTGATCCCCGCCACCGCACAACTCGGTCGGCGACTGGCGTGGGGTGAGGTCGTGGCCATCGGGCCCAACGTCCGGTCCATGGAGGTCGGGGACCAGGTCCTGTTCAACCCCGAGGACCGCTACGAGGTCGAGGTGCGGGGCAGCGACTACATCATCTTGCGCGAGCGAGACATCCACGCGGTGGCCGCCAAGCGCCTCGAAGAGGGCTCTACCGGCCTCTACCTCTGAGGCGGCCGCTCGCTTCGGCGACCGAACCGGGTTCGGCTCCGCTGGGGCCCGCACCTACGATCAAAGCCATGCCCGACGTGACCCCGATCGCCATCCGAGACGAAGATCTCGCCACCGTCAAGTACGACCGTGACGGGCTGGTGCCGGCCATCGTCCAAGAGCAGGGCACCGGTGACGTGCTCATGATGGCGTGGATGAACGAGACCACGCTGCGTCGATCGCTCGAAGAGGGGCGCACGGTGTTTTGGAGCCGGTCTCGCCAGGAGGAATGGCGCAAGGGCGACACGTCGGGAGACCGGCAGTTCATCCGCTCCGCCTTCTATGACTGCGACGGCGACACGTTGCTGTTCGTGGTCGAACAAGAAGGTAAGGGCGCCTGCCACACCGGTGAGAAGTCCTGCTTCTACCGGGCCTTCGGCGGTTGAACCCGATGGAGGTGGCACCGTCTCTGCCCGAGGCCATGGTTCACCCCAGCCGTGAGGAGTTCCGTACGCTGGCCCGCACCCACACCGTCGTGCCGGTTTGGACCGAGCTGCTCGCCGACTTCATCACCCCGGTCGCGGCCTTCGCCCGCCTCACCCGCAGCGGAGAGCCCGGTTTCGTCCTGGAGTCGGTCGAACATGGTGAGCGCTGGAGCCGCTGGTCCTTCGTGGGCCGCCGCCCTGCCGCCACCCTGGTGTCGCGCGGTCTCGAGGTCACGGCCACGTTGGGCGACGTGGATGCCGACACCGCCCAGACGGTGGGAGCCGCCCTCGGCGCAGTTCCGCTGGACCACGGGATCCTCGCCACCGTCGAGGCGCTCCTCGAACAGTTCCGGTCCCCCGAACACGACCGCCTGCCCCCGCTCCACGGCGGTCTGGTCGGCTACCTCGGCTACGACGTGGTGCGGGAGGTCGAGAACCTCCCCGACGTACCCACCGACGACCAGGACCTCCCCGACGCCGTCCAGTACGTGATCGGCGAGCTCGCCGCTTTCGACCACTGGCGCCAACAGGTCACGCTTCTGGCCAACTCCTTCGTCACCCCCGGGCTATCTGATGCCGAACTCGACGCCCGCTACGACGCCGCCGTCGCACGGTTGGCCCGGCTGGCCACCGACGGTGCATCCCCGCTCGATGAGCCGCTGGTCGCCCCGCCGGACCCGTCCGATCCGCTGCCCGAGGTCACCTCCAACCTGGCCAGCGGGGCCTATGAGGCCGCTGTCGCCGCCTCCAAGGAGCACATCCTGGCCGGAGACATCTTCCAGGTCGTGCTGTCCCAGCGGTTCGACTTCAAGCTCGACGCTGACCCCTTCGACGTCTACCGGGTGCTGCGCCAGATCAACCCGAGCCCCTACATGTACTTGTTCCGGGCCGCAGAGGTGACGCTGGTGGGTTCGTCGCCCGAACCGATGGTTCAGCTCCTCGACGGCGAGGTCATCTCCCGGCCGATCGCGGGAACCCGCTACCGGGGCAGCACCGAAGAAGAGGACCGTCGTCTCGGAGCCGAGCTTCGCGAACACCCCAAGGAGGTGGCCGAGCACGTGATGCTGGTGGACCTGGCCCGCAACGACGTCGGCCGCGTGGTCACCTTCGGCACCGAGCGGGTCACCGAGATGATGACCCTGGAGCGTTACAGCCACGTCATGCACCTCACCTCGGAGGTGCGCGGCGCCTTGGCCGAGGGCCGTACCCCGATCGACGTGTTGCGGGCCACACTGCCGGCGGGCACGGTCTCGGGTGCGCCGAAGGTACGGGCCATGGAGATCATCGACGACTTCGAGCCGACCAAACGAGGCCCCTACGCCGGGGTGCTGGGCTACCTCGACTTCTCGGGGAACATCGACACCGCAATCGCCATCCGCACCATGGTCTGCCTGCCCGACGGTAGGGCCAGCGTTCAGGCCGGTGCTGGGGTGGTGGTCGACTCGATCCCCGCCCACGAAGAGCTCGAGACCCGCAACAAGGCCAGGGCGTTGCTGGCCGCGGTGCCTGCCGCACGCAGGATGACAGCGGCACGCCGGGCCACGGCCGATCGCTGATCCCGACCGCCACACTGGAACCATGTCAGAACCAGACCTCGTCCTAGCCGTCTCCGTGTTCGCCCGCGTCCAGCGAGACGTGGTGGTGGTCGAAGGTCCCGATGCCGCCGCCTAC
It contains:
- the hisA gene encoding 1-(5-phosphoribosyl)-5-[(5-phosphoribosylamino)methylideneamino]imidazole-4-carboxamide isomerase, which encodes MDLYPAIDLRGGQCVRLYQGDFDQETVYGDDPVAQARLFADAGAAWIHVVDLDAARTGEPVNRPVIASVAASVGVPVQTGGGVRDDASAEELFAAGVARVVVGTAALDEPDWAMGLAERHPGKVALGLDVRGREVAVRGWMEGSGRQLSEVTAQFDAGGFAAFIVTQINVDGAGTGPDIDLYSELLDTIETDVIASGGVGSAQHLRMLAAMGADSKPLLGAIVGKALYDGSLTIDDALAAAQSE
- the hisF gene encoding imidazole glycerol phosphate synthase subunit HisF, producing the protein MRSARVIPCLDVTAGRVVKGVNFVDLRDAGDPVELAARYDAEGADEVVFLDITASSDDRDTMVDVVARTAEEVFIPLTVGGGIRTVDDARRMLRAGADKVSLNTAAINRPETISDVADEFGSQCAVVAIDARRRQPSDSQSGWGVFTHGGRNPTPLDAIEWAVEAERLGAGEILLTSMDRDGTRDGFDLELTRTVADAVGIPVIASGGVGTLDHLVHGVVEGGADAVLAASIFHFGEHTVAEAKAVMAAAGIAVRPAHA
- a CDS encoding co-chaperone GroES, producing the protein MTAGPEAGSTSGPEEGSNTTTPRTFASSRADKLPVKMMSDRILVNLETDGERRSTGGILIPATAQLGRRLAWGEVVAIGPNVRSMEVGDQVLFNPEDRYEVEVRGSDYIILRERDIHAVAAKRLEEGSTGLYL
- the hisI gene encoding phosphoribosyl-AMP cyclohydrolase, whose amino-acid sequence is MPDVTPIAIRDEDLATVKYDRDGLVPAIVQEQGTGDVLMMAWMNETTLRRSLEEGRTVFWSRSRQEEWRKGDTSGDRQFIRSAFYDCDGDTLLFVVEQEGKGACHTGEKSCFYRAFGG
- a CDS encoding chorismate-binding protein, whose amino-acid sequence is MVHPSREEFRTLARTHTVVPVWTELLADFITPVAAFARLTRSGEPGFVLESVEHGERWSRWSFVGRRPAATLVSRGLEVTATLGDVDADTAQTVGAALGAVPLDHGILATVEALLEQFRSPEHDRLPPLHGGLVGYLGYDVVREVENLPDVPTDDQDLPDAVQYVIGELAAFDHWRQQVTLLANSFVTPGLSDAELDARYDAAVARLARLATDGASPLDEPLVAPPDPSDPLPEVTSNLASGAYEAAVAASKEHILAGDIFQVVLSQRFDFKLDADPFDVYRVLRQINPSPYMYLFRAAEVTLVGSSPEPMVQLLDGEVISRPIAGTRYRGSTEEEDRRLGAELREHPKEVAEHVMLVDLARNDVGRVVTFGTERVTEMMTLERYSHVMHLTSEVRGALAEGRTPIDVLRATLPAGTVSGAPKVRAMEIIDDFEPTKRGPYAGVLGYLDFSGNIDTAIAIRTMVCLPDGRASVQAGAGVVVDSIPAHEELETRNKARALLAAVPAARRMTAARRATADR